One Lottiidibacillus patelloidae DNA window includes the following coding sequences:
- the plsY gene encoding glycerol-3-phosphate 1-O-acyltransferase PlsY, protein MYYDYLLYITAYLLGSIPFALIVGKIGYGKDIREYGSGNLGGTNTFRTLGVKAGLLVSIADLLKGTLAAFLPVIFAINPEPSLLLGVIAVIGHVYPVFAKFQGGKAVATSGGVFLAYHPLLFITSLIAFFLFLYLTKYVSLSSMLTAIYSLIFSIFIKDLWLIVAVLLLGIFVFYRHRANIKRIMNKTEPKIKWL, encoded by the coding sequence ATGTACTACGATTACTTATTATACATAACAGCTTACTTGCTAGGATCAATTCCTTTTGCACTTATTGTTGGAAAGATTGGCTATGGAAAAGATATTCGCGAATATGGTAGTGGAAACCTTGGTGGAACGAATACTTTTCGTACTCTTGGCGTAAAAGCTGGTCTACTTGTATCTATAGCAGATTTACTTAAAGGTACACTAGCTGCTTTCTTACCAGTAATTTTTGCAATTAATCCTGAGCCTTCTCTTTTACTAGGAGTTATTGCAGTTATCGGACATGTTTATCCGGTATTCGCTAAGTTTCAAGGTGGTAAAGCAGTCGCAACATCTGGAGGTGTGTTTTTAGCATATCACCCTCTACTGTTTATTACTTCACTAATTGCTTTCTTTTTATTTTTATATTTAACAAAATATGTCTCATTATCATCGATGTTAACTGCTATTTATTCTTTAATTTTCTCTATCTTTATTAAGGATCTTTGGTTAATAGTTGCTGTATTATTACTTGGAATCTTTGTTTTTTATCGCCATCGTGCTAATATTAAAAGAATAATGAACAAAACAGAACCAAAAATTAAATGGCTCTAG
- a CDS encoding L,D-transpeptidase family protein yields the protein MLIHSVKKGETLWSISEDYRVPLSNLILTNNITNPNMIMIGQQIIIPGLPDPNTIPYQIKVFLGRKKLQLLKNNVLIKEYPIAIGRILHATPSGSYVVVNRQPNPGGPFGSMWLSLSKKHYGIHGTNNPSSIGKAVSLGCIRMYNADVLELASTIPNGTLVNIN from the coding sequence GTGCTAATCCATTCGGTTAAAAAAGGCGAAACGCTTTGGTCTATATCTGAAGATTATCGAGTTCCATTATCAAACTTAATACTAACCAATAATATTACAAATCCAAATATGATTATGATTGGACAACAAATAATCATTCCTGGATTACCAGACCCTAACACAATTCCATATCAAATAAAGGTTTTTTTAGGTAGAAAAAAACTCCAGTTACTTAAAAATAACGTACTTATTAAAGAGTATCCTATAGCAATTGGTCGAATATTGCATGCTACACCTTCTGGAAGCTACGTTGTAGTTAATAGACAACCAAATCCAGGCGGACCATTTGGAAGCATGTGGCTAAGCTTATCTAAAAAACATTACGGTATTCACGGAACAAATAATCCTTCTTCTATCGGAAAAGCTGTTTCTTTAGGCTGCATTAGAATGTACAATGCGGATGTTCTAGAACTAGCATCAACAATTCCTAACGGAACATTAGTGAACATAAATTAA
- a CDS encoding YozE family protein, with translation MKAKFKIGGRLVEKSFYHFLMKYRGDSNIDIAKIANEVYLAHDFPKQSNNYDEISTYLELHSSSIHSLTLFDDLWEIYLLDELKVL, from the coding sequence ATGAAGGCAAAGTTTAAGATAGGAGGACGATTGGTGGAGAAATCCTTTTACCATTTCTTAATGAAATATAGAGGCGATAGCAATATTGACATTGCCAAAATAGCTAATGAAGTTTATCTTGCACATGACTTCCCTAAACAATCTAATAATTATGATGAAATTAGCACATACCTTGAATTACATTCATCTTCAATTCATTCCCTAACATTATTTGATGATTTATGGGAAATTTATTTGTTAGATGAGTTAAAAGTGTTATAA
- a CDS encoding CoA-binding protein, which yields MTIENPSRDEIGEILRKKKTIAVVGLSDDPTRTSYMVSEAMQRSGYEIIPVNPKAEVILGMKAYNSLSEIDKHIDIVNVFRRSEFVYDITKEAIEIGADVLWTQLGVIDEKAFELAKEQGMIVIMDRCIKVEHALTK from the coding sequence ATGACTATTGAAAATCCTAGCAGAGATGAAATAGGAGAAATTCTCCGAAAAAAGAAAACGATTGCTGTTGTCGGACTTTCAGATGATCCAACTAGAACGTCATACATGGTATCTGAAGCAATGCAAAGAAGTGGATATGAAATTATCCCTGTTAACCCTAAAGCAGAAGTTATTTTAGGTATGAAAGCTTATAACTCCCTATCTGAAATTGATAAACATATAGATATTGTTAATGTATTTAGAAGAAGTGAGTTTGTTTATGATATTACGAAAGAAGCAATAGAAATAGGAGCAGATGTTTTATGGACACAACTTGGTGTCATTGATGAAAAAGCATTCGAATTAGCAAAAGAGCAAGGCATGATAGTAATAATGGACAGATGTATAAAAGTAGAGCATGCTTTAACAAAATAG
- a CDS encoding dihydrofolate reductase, with translation MISLITCMDKKNTIGLNNKLPWHLPADLKYFKRITTNHVIVMGRKTYESIGKPLPNRRNVVLTRNKDWSVSGVEVLHSVEEVLTTFKGQEVYVIGGEEVYKQFLTKADKLYITLIDEVFSGDAFFPFVQMEQWELVHETIGEKDSSNPYDYKFLEYVRK, from the coding sequence ATGATTTCATTAATTACATGCATGGATAAAAAAAACACAATAGGATTAAATAATAAATTGCCTTGGCATCTACCAGCTGACCTAAAGTACTTTAAACGAATCACGACAAATCACGTTATAGTAATGGGTAGAAAAACGTATGAATCTATTGGCAAACCACTTCCTAATAGAAGAAATGTTGTCTTAACTCGTAATAAGGATTGGTCTGTATCTGGTGTCGAAGTTCTCCATTCTGTTGAAGAGGTACTTACTACTTTTAAGGGACAGGAAGTCTATGTTATTGGTGGAGAAGAAGTGTACAAGCAATTTCTAACAAAAGCAGATAAGTTGTATATTACATTAATTGATGAAGTTTTTTCAGGAGATGCCTTTTTTCCATTTGTTCAAATGGAACAATGGGAATTAGTCCATGAAACAATTGGGGAAAAAGATAGTTCCAATCCTTATGATTATAAATTTTTAGAATATGTAAGGAAATAA
- a CDS encoding cold-shock protein, whose amino-acid sequence MAFSRKGPEPGPDVETNVWTCKKEDCNGWIRENFSFDKEPDCPFCKGEMEKEVRMLPELENEVRR is encoded by the coding sequence ATGGCATTTTCAAGAAAGGGCCCAGAACCTGGACCAGATGTAGAAACAAATGTATGGACTTGCAAAAAAGAGGATTGCAACGGTTGGATTCGTGAAAACTTTTCATTTGATAAAGAGCCTGATTGTCCTTTTTGCAAAGGTGAAATGGAAAAAGAAGTCCGCATGCTTCCTGAATTAGAAAACGAAGTAAGACGCTAA
- a CDS encoding alpha/beta fold hydrolase codes for MTKIINHYIEILGTGVPIVFIHPPGMGHVVFKYQKELANKYQVILYDLQGHGKSDYSGDPLTIPTLSENLSHLLEQCKIEKAYICGYSNGGFVAQDFAIRYPNQTLGIILCGGFSEVTTLLLKKQFEVGIWLAKNNLSLLASLLSFSHKVVKEDLYEMKEYFLMNNQKAIADLYTNGLQYSCTNKLEYIKAPMLLIYGNKDYYIHSYQKIYQEKVPNLKTVYINNAFHQIPTKKAIPFNHAIDHFLKENTQDF; via the coding sequence ATGACTAAAATAATTAATCATTACATTGAAATCCTTGGTACTGGTGTGCCAATAGTATTTATTCACCCACCAGGAATGGGACATGTAGTATTTAAGTATCAAAAAGAATTAGCTAATAAATATCAAGTAATACTGTATGATTTACAAGGGCATGGTAAGAGTGATTATTCAGGAGATCCATTAACAATACCAACATTAAGTGAAAACTTATCTCATTTACTTGAACAATGTAAAATAGAAAAAGCTTATATCTGTGGCTATTCAAATGGAGGATTTGTCGCACAAGATTTTGCTATACGATACCCTAACCAAACATTAGGAATAATCTTATGCGGGGGATTTTCAGAAGTTACTACATTACTTCTGAAAAAGCAGTTTGAGGTTGGAATTTGGTTAGCAAAAAATAATCTATCTTTATTAGCAAGCCTCTTATCATTTAGCCATAAGGTGGTTAAAGAGGATCTATATGAGATGAAGGAATACTTTTTAATGAATAACCAAAAGGCAATAGCTGACTTATATACAAATGGTTTGCAATACTCGTGTACTAACAAGCTTGAATATATAAAGGCTCCGATGTTGCTTATTTATGGGAACAAAGATTATTACATCCACTCTTATCAAAAGATTTATCAAGAGAAGGTACCAAATCTAAAAACCGTTTATATTAATAATGCCTTTCACCAAATTCCAACGAAGAAAGCAATACCCTTTAATCATGCTATTGACCATTTTCTTAAAGAAAACACTCAAGATTTTTAA
- a CDS encoding sensor histidine kinase — translation MFFRTLYSKLLFIILFISICSLGVLGFISYDDQKEILANQIDRNLHFASESVSGEINEFIYERLADIDLLRRNTVITNFHGNSEEVKKEFYSFIESHDKYFYGSILLNKKGIVIADMGDGMLGANLSTRSWVDKANENGIYFSDIYLSPVINRPLVVLAARVEKSDGVHLGTVSTSIDLDAFWDLIDRFSKQSSNANSHDLAFLMNGKGEIIAHPERSYIFNVNFFNYYGVEKEKLKDALQNKEILLSEDESYSFSVSKIQHVNGFNNDWYVVISSPTNKMYEPLRQLLVKYLFIFIIVLLTSIILSIWLTKYLTKPIYELVERVSIFGEGKTPQNKINNTYKEVIQLNASFDLMMEQIINREHEYRKAATILETTNYGVISISSTNKKITTFNSYCEDLFSISKDQVVGKSIENIKSINIEIFRFISVIDFDSFNSNEIKHKKIEFSLDLDSKLYTFSGTISSIPFSKEDLSNNDLLVMFTDITEQKILEKEIFHSEKLNAIGQMAAGIAHEIRNPLTTIKGFLELENDNNSSAGVYKPLLINEIERINSILNSMLSISKPKVSNKVVKTNINQLLDETILLFVNVLKNKDITVIKKFSKIPEFYVNDDYLRQVFFNMFQNANEAMESGGSLTIKTSFEDDQFCISISDTGIGMEQHVVNQLATPFFTTKEQGNGLGLMISYRIIQDLGGEIKVQSEKNKGTTFNIYIPTKADN, via the coding sequence ATGTTCTTCCGTACACTTTATAGTAAACTACTGTTTATAATACTATTTATTTCAATCTGCTCACTAGGAGTTTTAGGTTTTATTTCGTATGATGATCAAAAAGAGATTCTAGCAAATCAAATAGATCGAAATCTTCATTTTGCTTCTGAGAGTGTTTCGGGTGAAATTAATGAGTTCATATATGAGAGATTAGCCGATATTGATTTATTACGAAGGAACACGGTTATTACAAATTTCCATGGCAACTCTGAAGAGGTTAAAAAGGAGTTTTATTCGTTTATCGAATCACACGATAAATATTTTTATGGCTCAATTTTATTAAATAAAAAAGGAATTGTTATTGCAGATATGGGAGACGGAATGCTTGGGGCAAACTTAAGCACACGTTCTTGGGTTGATAAAGCAAATGAAAATGGCATTTATTTCTCAGATATATATTTATCACCTGTTATTAATCGTCCACTTGTAGTATTGGCAGCACGTGTGGAAAAAAGTGATGGCGTTCATTTAGGCACTGTTTCAACTTCGATAGATTTAGATGCATTTTGGGACTTAATCGACCGTTTTAGTAAACAAAGTAGTAATGCTAACAGTCATGACCTTGCCTTTTTAATGAATGGCAAAGGAGAAATTATTGCCCACCCTGAACGTTCTTATATCTTTAATGTTAATTTCTTTAATTATTATGGTGTTGAGAAAGAGAAGTTGAAAGACGCCTTACAAAATAAGGAAATATTGCTAAGTGAAGACGAAAGTTATTCGTTTAGCGTTTCAAAAATCCAGCATGTTAATGGTTTTAATAATGATTGGTATGTAGTTATTTCATCACCAACAAATAAAATGTACGAGCCGTTGCGACAGTTGTTAGTTAAGTATTTGTTTATTTTCATTATTGTGTTACTTACTAGTATAATTCTTTCTATTTGGTTAACTAAATATTTAACAAAACCAATTTATGAACTAGTCGAAAGAGTATCGATTTTTGGTGAGGGTAAAACCCCTCAAAATAAAATCAATAATACATATAAAGAAGTTATTCAATTAAATGCATCATTTGATTTAATGATGGAACAAATTATCAATAGAGAGCACGAGTATCGTAAGGCCGCAACTATTTTAGAAACTACTAACTACGGTGTTATATCGATAAGCAGCACAAATAAAAAAATCACAACATTTAACAGTTACTGTGAAGACTTATTTTCAATATCAAAAGATCAAGTAGTAGGGAAGTCTATTGAAAACATTAAGAGCATCAATATAGAAATATTTCGTTTTATTAGTGTAATTGATTTTGATTCATTTAATAGTAATGAAATAAAACATAAAAAAATAGAATTTAGTTTAGATCTTGATAGTAAACTTTATACTTTTAGTGGTACGATCTCCAGTATTCCTTTTAGTAAAGAAGACCTTAGTAATAATGATTTATTAGTCATGTTTACGGATATAACCGAACAAAAAATACTTGAAAAAGAAATTTTCCATTCTGAAAAGTTAAATGCAATTGGACAGATGGCCGCAGGCATTGCTCATGAAATTCGAAATCCATTAACTACAATTAAAGGTTTTTTAGAACTTGAAAATGATAACAACTCATCTGCAGGAGTGTATAAACCTTTACTAATTAATGAGATAGAAAGAATAAATTCAATATTAAATAGCATGTTATCTATTTCGAAACCTAAAGTGTCCAATAAAGTTGTAAAGACCAATATTAATCAACTTTTAGATGAAACAATATTATTATTTGTGAATGTGTTAAAAAATAAAGATATTACGGTCATTAAAAAGTTCTCAAAAATCCCTGAATTTTATGTGAATGATGACTACTTAAGGCAAGTATTTTTTAATATGTTCCAAAATGCGAACGAAGCTATGGAATCAGGTGGATCTTTAACAATAAAAACTAGTTTTGAAGATGATCAATTTTGTATTTCCATTTCAGATACTGGAATCGGTATGGAGCAACACGTAGTTAACCAATTAGCAACTCCTTTTTTCACGACAAAAGAGCAAGGGAATGGATTGGGGTTAATGATTTCCTACCGCATTATTCAAGATTTAGGTGGAGAAATAAAAGTTCAAAGTGAAAAAAATAAAGGGACCACATTTAATATCTATATCCCTACAAAAGCAGATAACTGA
- a CDS encoding DinB family protein: MNEKLLFNQLHFARSLTLKAIKTIPTDLLDEVPNGSTNNLRWQFGHIFTAQSLLVNRFVGIPLQLQDEYISYFAPKTSPDNWKEVPPTIKEITIHLSKQPSEIEQLLTGKLEEKLKKPFLTGTHGEFTTVQEILTFAIYHEGHHLGAINVLKRILGINL, from the coding sequence ATGAATGAAAAGTTGTTATTTAATCAATTACATTTTGCCAGAAGCCTTACTTTAAAAGCAATAAAGACAATACCAACAGATTTATTAGATGAAGTACCAAATGGGTCTACAAACAACTTACGTTGGCAGTTTGGACATATTTTTACTGCTCAAAGTCTTTTAGTAAATCGTTTTGTTGGGATACCGTTACAACTGCAAGATGAATATATATCGTATTTCGCCCCTAAAACTAGCCCTGATAACTGGAAAGAGGTACCGCCAACCATCAAAGAAATAACCATACATTTATCGAAACAGCCATCTGAAATCGAGCAATTATTAACAGGGAAGTTAGAGGAAAAACTAAAAAAGCCGTTCCTAACAGGTACTCATGGAGAATTTACGACTGTTCAAGAAATACTTACCTTTGCAATTTACCATGAAGGTCATCATTTAGGAGCTATAAATGTATTAAAGCGCATACTGGGGATTAACTTATAG
- a CDS encoding DUF1835 domain-containing protein — translation MIHIVNGDVLANKLKNIEGEIIVWREMYDFGPLEEQLTEAVLNKRAKYFENSIGVPKELFIETSMKQEEALNRIQRNDDVTLWFEHDRYDQIMLIYILNRLKGISFNTLKIVSINNHPSVKQFHSLGQLSENELKKLFVSDRREVSRKQIDDAALAWEYYTSDNPVLLHDMLQNEELSLPFLKKAIEVHYSYFPHPADGLNELERTVLKLLNEEALLFNELFQIITNERVEDGLTDLQFSAILMKLSPLIQVTDKLPRLNGNNNPLCSITNIGKLVLDDNSKKRTDYSPIDWWVGGVHLTDHGWYYDGENLIKKS, via the coding sequence ATGATTCATATTGTTAATGGAGATGTGCTCGCAAACAAACTGAAAAATATAGAAGGTGAAATAATAGTATGGCGTGAAATGTACGACTTTGGCCCACTTGAAGAACAGTTAACTGAAGCGGTTTTGAATAAACGGGCTAAATACTTTGAAAATAGTATTGGTGTACCAAAGGAGTTATTTATTGAAACATCCATGAAACAGGAGGAAGCGCTTAATCGTATACAAAGAAATGATGATGTAACATTGTGGTTTGAACATGATAGATATGACCAGATAATGCTTATTTACATATTAAATCGTTTAAAAGGAATATCGTTTAACACATTAAAAATAGTTAGTATTAATAATCATCCTTCTGTGAAGCAATTTCATTCCCTAGGGCAATTATCTGAGAATGAGTTGAAAAAACTATTCGTAAGTGATAGAAGAGAAGTATCAAGAAAACAAATAGATGATGCTGCGTTAGCTTGGGAATATTACACATCAGATAACCCGGTTCTATTACATGATATGTTACAAAATGAGGAGCTTAGCCTTCCGTTTTTAAAGAAAGCAATTGAAGTTCATTATTCTTATTTTCCACATCCTGCAGACGGATTAAATGAATTAGAAAGAACGGTATTAAAACTATTAAATGAAGAGGCTTTGCTATTTAATGAGCTCTTTCAAATAATAACTAATGAGCGTGTAGAGGATGGGTTAACTGACCTGCAATTTTCTGCAATTTTAATGAAGTTATCTCCACTAATTCAAGTCACTGATAAGCTGCCAAGGCTAAATGGAAATAACAATCCGCTTTGCTCTATAACTAATATAGGGAAGTTAGTACTAGATGATAATTCAAAGAAAAGAACAGATTATTCGCCAATTGATTGGTGGGTAGGTGGAGTTCACTTAACAGATCATGGTTGGTATTATGATGGGGAAAATTTAATAAAAAAATCCTAA
- a CDS encoding GGDEF domain-containing protein: MTIEKLQLILANIALLFMMHVLLSAVHSKLKPFNTKFTYLLQVTIVSLTSIAMLYFPIAFGDFRFDFRALPLMLLAFILGWKHTIPALILVSLVRFSFGGEGAIPGVIYGTMIPTIVAMLLSKNAFAMKNVFRYLTGSVAVILSSDLFIIIVVPNGWEVFKDIFPLRFLFFVSSAYMIYLMVMENRKRLELQNRLKFFANHDPLTGLYNNRRFFEKVKEVFIKKDGPYYIAMVDIDYFKKINDTYGHVSGDKILSAFANLLLSNSGKNLVVGRYGGEEFIIHISGMSPVGVLNKLEAIRNDIERTTFYTHENEPMTLTASIGFTNYVNVQNMELTIDIADQELYKAKRNGRNQISSNLIEQINKKS, translated from the coding sequence ATGACAATAGAAAAATTACAATTAATTTTAGCAAACATCGCTTTGTTATTCATGATGCATGTTTTATTAAGTGCCGTTCATAGTAAATTAAAGCCATTCAATACAAAGTTCACATACCTATTACAAGTTACAATTGTTTCATTAACATCAATTGCCATGTTATATTTCCCAATTGCTTTTGGCGACTTTCGCTTTGATTTTAGAGCTCTACCTTTGATGCTACTAGCATTCATATTAGGATGGAAGCATACAATCCCTGCATTAATCTTAGTATCACTCGTGCGATTTAGTTTTGGCGGAGAAGGAGCTATTCCAGGTGTTATTTATGGAACTATGATACCGACTATAGTTGCTATGCTATTATCAAAGAATGCATTTGCAATGAAAAATGTATTCAGATACTTAACTGGATCAGTTGCTGTTATTTTATCATCAGACTTATTCATCATTATAGTAGTCCCAAATGGTTGGGAAGTTTTTAAAGATATATTCCCATTGCGCTTCTTGTTTTTTGTTTCTAGTGCCTACATGATCTATTTAATGGTAATGGAAAACCGAAAAAGATTAGAACTCCAAAATAGACTTAAATTTTTTGCTAATCACGATCCACTTACAGGATTATATAACAATAGGAGATTTTTTGAAAAGGTTAAAGAAGTATTTATAAAAAAGGATGGGCCTTATTATATTGCAATGGTCGACATTGATTACTTTAAAAAAATTAATGACACATACGGACATGTATCTGGTGATAAAATTTTGTCAGCCTTTGCTAACTTATTGTTATCTAACTCAGGAAAGAATTTAGTTGTTGGTAGGTATGGTGGTGAAGAGTTTATCATTCATATTTCAGGTATGTCTCCAGTAGGAGTTTTAAACAAGCTTGAAGCTATTAGAAACGATATTGAAAGAACTACTTTTTACACACATGAAAATGAGCCGATGACTTTAACTGCTTCAATTGGATTCACTAATTATGTAAACGTTCAAAATATGGAATTGACAATTGACATTGCAGATCAAGAGCTTTATAAAGCAAAAAGAAATGGTCGTAATCAAATTTCTTCAAACTTAATCGAACAAATAAATAAAAAATCCTAA
- a CDS encoding thymidylate synthase — protein MEQYLKLCEKILNEGTTKMDRTGTGTVSIFGHQMRFNLQEGFPLVTTKKIHMKSIIHELLWFLQGSTNISYLQENGVKIWNEWADENGDLGPIYGHQWRSWTADNGTTIDQISDVIQEIKQNPNSRRLIVSAWNVGDLKKMALPPCHLLFQFFVTDGKLSCQLYQRSGDVFLGVPFNIASYALLTHMVAHVCNLKPGEFIHTLGDAHIYSNHIEQVKLQLSRDPNTLPQLEINKEKKTIFDFTFEDFSIKNYNAHPHIKGTVSV, from the coding sequence ATGGAACAATATTTAAAACTTTGTGAGAAGATATTAAATGAAGGTACTACTAAAATGGACCGAACTGGGACAGGTACAGTAAGTATTTTCGGTCATCAAATGCGTTTTAATTTACAAGAAGGATTCCCACTTGTTACTACAAAAAAAATACATATGAAATCTATTATTCACGAATTATTATGGTTTTTACAAGGTAGTACGAATATTTCTTATTTACAAGAAAATGGTGTTAAGATTTGGAATGAATGGGCAGATGAAAATGGAGATTTAGGACCAATTTATGGTCACCAGTGGCGCTCGTGGACAGCTGACAATGGAACTACTATTGATCAAATTTCTGATGTCATCCAAGAAATTAAGCAAAATCCTAATTCTCGCAGATTAATAGTTTCTGCCTGGAATGTTGGTGACTTAAAGAAAATGGCTTTACCACCATGCCATTTATTATTCCAATTTTTTGTTACAGACGGTAAACTATCATGTCAGCTTTATCAAAGAAGCGGAGATGTCTTTTTAGGTGTTCCATTTAATATCGCTTCCTATGCACTCTTAACACATATGGTTGCTCATGTTTGTAACTTAAAGCCGGGAGAATTTATCCATACATTAGGAGATGCACATATATACTCTAACCATATTGAGCAAGTGAAATTACAACTTTCACGGGATCCTAATACACTTCCACAACTAGAGATTAATAAAGAAAAGAAAACGATTTTTGATTTCACGTTCGAAGACTTTTCTATAAAAAACTACAATGCTCATCCGCATATTAAAGGAACGGTTTCTGTATGA
- the parE gene encoding DNA topoisomerase IV subunit B — MVKQKGIEYNDDAIQVLEGLEAVRKRPGMYIGSTDSRGLHHLVFEIVDNSVDETLAGFGNKIDVVIHKDNSISVTDEGRGMPTGMHASGKPTPEVILTVLHAGGKFGQGGYKSSGGLHGVGASVVNALSEWLEVTIKRDGMIYRQRFENGGKPATTLEKIGKTRNSGTMIHFKPDVTMFSTTTYNFDILSERLREAAFLLKGLKITLTDERDGRKEEYHYETGVEAFVAYLNEDKDTLHPVISFEGEQNGIEVEIAFQFNDGYSENVLSFVNNVRTKDGGTHESGAKTALTRAMNEYARKVALLKEKDKNLEGADIREGFTAIISTRIPEEKLQFEGQTKSKLGTSEARSAVDGVVSEQLSYFFEENPDISSMLIKKAIKAAQAREAARKAREDARSGKKNKRNNATLSGKLTPAQSKNAQKNELYLVEGDSAGGSAKQGRDRKFQAVLPLRGKVINTEKAKLADIFKNEEINTIIHAIGAGVGSDFTVDDINYDKIIIMTDADTDGAHIQVLLLTFFYRYMRPLIEAGKVYIALPPLYKVSKGKGKKEVIEYAWNEDELQGAIKKIGRGYIIQRYKGLGEMNADQLWETTMNPETRTLIRVKIDDVARAERRVTTLMGDKVEPRRKWIESNVAFGMNEDKNILENENLTVVEED; from the coding sequence GTGGTTAAGCAAAAAGGAATAGAGTATAACGATGATGCTATTCAGGTTTTAGAAGGGCTTGAAGCCGTTCGAAAGCGTCCTGGAATGTATATCGGTTCTACTGATAGTCGAGGGTTACATCACCTCGTTTTTGAAATTGTTGATAATTCAGTTGATGAAACGTTAGCTGGTTTTGGAAATAAGATAGATGTCGTAATTCATAAAGATAATAGTATTTCAGTTACAGATGAAGGCCGTGGTATGCCAACAGGGATGCACGCATCCGGGAAACCGACTCCTGAAGTAATTTTAACTGTGCTTCATGCTGGTGGTAAATTTGGACAAGGTGGATATAAATCTAGTGGAGGATTACATGGAGTAGGTGCCTCTGTAGTAAATGCACTTTCTGAATGGCTTGAAGTTACTATCAAGCGTGATGGCATGATTTATCGCCAACGCTTTGAGAATGGTGGAAAACCTGCAACTACGTTAGAGAAAATTGGCAAAACTAGAAATTCAGGTACGATGATTCATTTCAAACCTGATGTTACGATGTTTTCTACAACTACATACAATTTTGATATTTTAAGTGAACGTTTACGTGAAGCGGCATTTCTTTTAAAAGGTTTAAAAATTACGCTTACTGACGAACGTGATGGACGAAAAGAAGAGTATCATTATGAAACAGGTGTGGAAGCTTTCGTTGCCTACTTAAACGAAGATAAAGATACATTACATCCTGTCATTTCATTTGAAGGCGAGCAAAATGGAATTGAAGTTGAAATTGCGTTCCAATTTAATGACGGATATTCTGAAAATGTTCTCTCCTTTGTTAATAATGTCCGTACAAAAGATGGCGGGACACATGAATCAGGCGCGAAAACAGCTTTAACGAGAGCTATGAATGAATATGCTCGTAAAGTAGCATTACTTAAAGAAAAAGATAAAAACCTTGAAGGTGCAGATATTCGTGAAGGGTTTACTGCGATAATTTCTACTCGTATTCCTGAAGAAAAATTACAATTTGAAGGACAAACAAAGAGTAAATTGGGTACTAGTGAAGCTCGATCTGCTGTAGACGGTGTCGTGTCAGAACAACTTTCTTATTTCTTTGAAGAGAATCCTGATATATCTTCCATGCTTATAAAAAAAGCAATTAAAGCTGCTCAAGCACGTGAAGCGGCAAGAAAAGCACGTGAAGATGCGAGATCTGGTAAGAAAAACAAAAGAAACAATGCTACGTTAAGCGGGAAACTTACACCTGCTCAATCTAAAAATGCACAAAAAAATGAACTATATCTAGTTGAGGGTGACTCTGCCGGAGGGTCTGCGAAGCAAGGGCGTGATCGTAAATTCCAAGCAGTTTTACCATTACGTGGTAAGGTAATTAATACAGAAAAAGCAAAGTTAGCTGATATCTTTAAAAATGAAGAAATCAATACAATAATTCATGCAATCGGAGCGGGTGTAGGCTCAGACTTCACTGTAGATGACATAAACTATGACAAGATTATTATTATGACCGATGCGGATACAGATGGAGCACATATTCAAGTGTTATTACTAACGTTCTTTTATCGTTATATGCGTCCTCTAATTGAAGCTGGCAAAGTATACATTGCACTTCCTCCGCTTTACAAAGTTAGTAAAGGAAAAGGGAAGAAAGAAGTTATTGAATATGCTTGGAATGAAGATGAATTACAAGGTGCCATTAAAAAAATTGGTCGAGGTTATATTATTCAACGATACAAAGGTCTTGGAGAAATGAACGCGGATCAATTATGGGAAACTACAATGAATCCCGAGACACGAACACTTATTCGTGTTAAGATAGATGATGTGGCACGCGCTGAACGACGAGTTACAACGTTAATGGGTGATAAAGTTGAACCTAGACGTAAATGGATTGAAAGTAATGTAGCTTTTGGAATGAACGAAGATAAAAACATTTTAGAAAATGAAAATTTAACGGTAGTAGAGGAGGATTAA